From the Solanum stenotomum isolate F172 chromosome 4, ASM1918654v1, whole genome shotgun sequence genome, one window contains:
- the LOC125862255 gene encoding 60S ribosomal protein L31, with protein MVEKTKGRKEEVVSREYTINLHKRLHGCTFKKKAPTAIKEIRKFAQKAMGTKDVRVDVKLNKQIWSRGIRSVPRRIRVRIARKRNDDEDAKEELYSLVTVAEIPAEGLKGLGTKIIEDEE; from the exons ATGGTGGAGAAAACTAAAGGAAGAAAAGAGGAGGTTGTTTCCAGGGAGTACACCATTAATCTCCACAAGCGTTTGCATGGATG CACATTCAAGAAGAAGGCCCCTACAGCCATCAAGGAGATCCGAAAGTTTGCACAGAAAGCTATGGGAACAAAGGATGTCAGAGTGGATGTGAAGCTCAACAAGCAGATCTGGAGCAGGGGCATCCGAAGTGTTCCAAGACGCATCAGAGTTCGTATTGCTCGCAAGAGGAATGACGATGAGGACGCAAAGGAAGAGCTCTACTCTCTTGTCACTGTTGCAGAGATCCCAGCAGAGGGTTTGAAGGGTCTTGGTACCAAGATCATCGAAGATGAGGAATAA